The proteins below come from a single Erysipelothrix piscisicarius genomic window:
- the murC gene encoding UDP-N-acetylmuramate--L-alanine ligase, which yields MKNKPIYFIGIKGTGMAALARICYKMGYEVMGSDIDRHFFTEDALRALNIPIVPFSKDNIKDNTVVIIGNAFLDDHEEVQAAKANPTVETYRYHEYLGKIMDSYRTIAVSGSHGKTTTTTLLRDMLSYSKETGYLIGDGRGDLQRDDEYFAVEACEFRRHFLAYKPKIAIMTNFEIDHVDYFKSVDDYLSAFKEFAQNVESLIIVWGDDPHYQDLTFDVETWSYGFGEGNKIRATELEKTTTHSIFNVEVDGKHVHRFTLPIVGDHMILDALAVIAVGLYEGIEPSDIEAGLQTFTGAKRRFVIETGKENVYIDDYAHHPTEVRVTLEAARTRYPDRKIVGIFKPHRVGRVYYFADEFAEALSLADEVCLCPFTSIDDAEEGIDIDITYLQDRIEGSHVVDLNDQDLDLLESFGPAVYVFMSSKDIYDLKDALKIRFND from the coding sequence ATGAAGAATAAACCAATTTATTTTATTGGTATTAAAGGGACAGGTATGGCAGCATTAGCACGTATCTGTTACAAAATGGGATATGAAGTGATGGGGTCTGATATTGATCGTCATTTCTTTACAGAGGATGCACTCAGAGCGTTAAACATCCCAATCGTTCCATTCAGTAAAGACAATATTAAAGATAATACAGTCGTTATTATTGGTAATGCCTTTTTAGATGATCATGAAGAGGTTCAAGCTGCGAAAGCCAATCCAACTGTGGAGACGTATCGTTATCATGAATATCTGGGTAAGATTATGGATTCTTATCGTACCATTGCGGTAAGTGGATCCCATGGTAAAACAACGACAACGACACTTTTACGTGATATGTTGAGTTATTCCAAAGAAACTGGATATCTTATCGGTGATGGACGCGGAGATTTGCAGCGTGATGATGAATACTTTGCGGTAGAGGCATGTGAGTTTCGTCGTCATTTCTTAGCCTATAAACCTAAGATTGCGATTATGACAAATTTCGAGATTGATCATGTGGACTATTTTAAATCGGTTGATGATTATTTATCAGCGTTTAAGGAGTTTGCTCAGAATGTGGAATCGTTAATCATTGTTTGGGGTGATGATCCACATTACCAAGACCTAACATTCGATGTGGAAACGTGGTCTTATGGTTTTGGTGAAGGCAATAAAATTCGTGCAACCGAACTTGAGAAAACAACCACTCACAGCATTTTTAATGTTGAGGTGGATGGTAAGCATGTTCACCGATTTACCCTTCCAATTGTAGGCGATCATATGATTTTGGATGCACTTGCAGTGATTGCAGTGGGGCTATATGAAGGCATTGAACCCAGCGATATTGAAGCAGGTCTTCAAACCTTTACCGGTGCGAAACGCCGATTTGTCATCGAAACGGGGAAAGAGAATGTCTATATTGACGACTATGCGCATCACCCAACTGAAGTTCGTGTAACACTTGAAGCAGCACGAACACGTTATCCGGATCGTAAAATTGTTGGTATTTTTAAACCACATCGTGTAGGACGTGTGTATTATTTTGCAGATGAGTTTGCGGAAGCGCTAAGCCTTGCGGATGAGGTGTGTTTATGTCCATTCACAAGTATCGATGATGCGGAAGAAGGAATTGATATTGATATTACATACCTTCAAGATCGCATAGAAGGCAGTCATGTTGTTGATTTAAATGATCAAGATTTGGACCTGCTTGAATCCTTTGGACCAGCAGTTTATGTGTTTATGAGTTCCAAAGATATTTATGATTTAAAAGATGCATTGAAAATACGTTTCAACGATTGA
- a CDS encoding NUDIX domain-containing protein, whose amino-acid sequence MIVKYLEDDQFKEANICHVRNTVRCFVMNELGQCAMILIKGQDLFGKRNHYESPGGGIEVGESMVQAVHREIHEELGYEVDSISYLASIVDVYNLLNRTTVHNYFVCYITKMTHSARTRLEEQLFDDVIWCFPEMWLETLNQPQEGVNELVHARERVMMRYFLDQQEM is encoded by the coding sequence ATGATCGTTAAATATCTCGAGGATGATCAATTTAAAGAGGCTAATATCTGTCATGTTCGTAATACCGTTCGTTGTTTTGTCATGAATGAATTGGGACAGTGTGCGATGATTTTGATTAAAGGCCAGGATTTATTTGGTAAACGAAATCACTACGAATCACCCGGTGGTGGCATTGAAGTTGGTGAGTCGATGGTTCAAGCGGTTCATCGCGAAATTCATGAGGAACTGGGATATGAAGTTGATTCAATTTCATATCTCGCAAGTATTGTGGACGTCTATAATTTATTAAATCGCACAACGGTGCATAATTATTTTGTCTGTTACATTACAAAAATGACGCATTCAGCTCGAACGCGTCTTGAAGAACAGTTATTTGACGATGTTATTTGGTGTTTCCCTGAAATGTGGCTTGAAACACTCAATCAGCCTCAAGAAGGGGTTAATGAGCTGGTTCATGCACGAGAGCGGGTTATGATGCGTTATTTCTTAGATCAACAAGAAATGTAA
- a CDS encoding class I SAM-dependent methyltransferase: protein MNHKEQSHKWMQQFLNNDAVVVDMTCGNGYDTQFLASQAGHVYAIDIQEEAIESAKKLNQGSTNITYIHSDHSRVNFKEKAPFTGAIYNLGYLPRSDKSIITTSHTTVASLKIIIPLLTDFLVIACYLKHEGGYEEYVAVRDYIVSTHLPYETLEYETPLSPITFLVDLRNNAS from the coding sequence ATGAATCATAAAGAACAATCTCATAAATGGATGCAACAATTCCTCAACAATGACGCTGTTGTTGTTGATATGACCTGTGGTAATGGCTATGATACACAATTTCTTGCGTCACAAGCAGGTCATGTATATGCAATTGATATTCAAGAAGAAGCGATCGAAAGTGCAAAAAAACTGAATCAAGGATCCACGAATATAACCTATATTCATTCCGATCACAGTCGTGTCAATTTCAAAGAAAAAGCACCCTTTACAGGTGCTATCTACAATCTTGGATACTTGCCTCGAAGCGATAAGTCGATCATCACAACATCACATACGACGGTCGCTTCCCTCAAAATTATTATACCTTTGCTGACTGATTTTTTAGTTATCGCTTGTTATTTAAAACATGAAGGCGGTTATGAAGAGTATGTGGCTGTTCGTGATTATATCGTCTCAACCCACTTGCCTTATGAGACCTTAGAATATGAAACACCGCTTAGTCCCATTACATTTCTTGTTGATCTAAGAAATAACGCATCATAA
- a CDS encoding FtsW/RodA/SpoVE family cell cycle protein, producing the protein MNKRKISLKMPMGYNRPIHAAALILNIFGVLMVISGSMTSGSTAKSLVLVAVKELVFVIVSYIMMVMVARRFSLNYFRKNYAKILLLMVGLLGITLVFPAINGAKAWINLKIMTIQPSEFAKIFGILTIATFLADRNKRTKASTFDLVKKPFFIILAIFLFVVKAQHDLGSAVVILGIAYICVLIPSHDKLTRLQKWMFILAGVGIVGLIFLDSSFGISLIEKLNIPPYMIGRFKTSSNPFLDRYGSGYQIFNGMVAMFKGGMFGMGYGNSLIKYGYLPEAHTDFILAVTIEELGMIGFSIIVIGYGTMLYQLVKYSFKVKQESDKVILMGTVAYIMIHFIFNIGGITALIPLTGVPLLFISKGGSSRMAIMLAIGLTQNVISRYEMGIINIKRKDQLRIKQEEMKRKENLKRLTEVV; encoded by the coding sequence ATGAACAAAAGAAAAATATCACTTAAAATGCCAATGGGCTATAACCGCCCAATTCATGCAGCAGCGTTAATATTAAATATCTTTGGGGTCCTTATGGTTATCTCCGGAAGTATGACATCAGGAAGTACAGCCAAGTCATTAGTCTTAGTCGCAGTTAAGGAGCTTGTTTTTGTAATTGTATCCTATATTATGATGGTTATGGTTGCGCGGCGATTTTCGCTTAATTATTTTCGAAAGAATTACGCCAAAATATTACTCTTAATGGTGGGTCTTTTGGGGATTACGCTCGTTTTCCCGGCCATTAATGGTGCAAAAGCTTGGATTAATCTTAAAATTATGACCATTCAGCCCAGTGAGTTTGCAAAGATTTTCGGAATTTTAACCATTGCGACGTTTCTCGCAGATCGAAATAAACGGACGAAGGCAAGCACATTTGATTTAGTAAAGAAGCCGTTCTTTATTATTCTTGCGATTTTCCTTTTTGTTGTGAAAGCACAGCATGACCTTGGGTCGGCGGTTGTTATTCTTGGAATTGCTTATATCTGTGTATTAATTCCATCTCATGATAAACTAACGCGATTACAAAAGTGGATGTTCATCCTAGCAGGTGTGGGAATTGTTGGACTGATCTTTTTAGATTCCTCATTTGGTATTAGTCTTATTGAAAAATTAAATATCCCACCTTATATGATTGGTCGTTTTAAAACGTCCTCAAATCCATTCTTGGACCGCTATGGTAGTGGCTACCAAATCTTTAATGGAATGGTTGCAATGTTTAAAGGTGGAATGTTTGGGATGGGTTATGGAAATAGTCTTATCAAATATGGGTATCTTCCTGAAGCGCATACTGACTTTATTCTCGCTGTCACAATCGAAGAATTAGGCATGATTGGATTCTCAATTATTGTAATTGGATATGGTACGATGTTGTATCAACTCGTTAAGTATTCGTTCAAAGTGAAACAAGAATCGGATAAAGTTATCTTAATGGGTACTGTTGCTTATATTATGATTCACTTTATCTTTAATATCGGAGGTATTACCGCGTTGATTCCGTTAACTGGAGTACCACTTCTGTTTATCTCTAAAGGGGGATCCAGTCGTATGGCGATTATGTTGGCGATCGGGTTAACACAAAATGTCATTTCACGTTATGAAATGGGAATTATTAATATCAAACGTAAAGATCAATTACGCATAAAACAAGAAGAAATGAAACGCAAAGAGAATTTGAAACGCTTAACAGAGGTAGTGTAA
- the def gene encoding peptide deformylase, translating to MHDINMDTIVLDPNPVLRQKCEPVSFPFSEEDRNTLENMLQYVRDSRDPELAEKYNLQPANGIAAPQIGVAKQMTALVVDLEDKHGNVKTVEYALVNPKIVSHSVKQCALSYGEGCLSIRKDYPGLVRRSQRIKVLAYDMITDQRIEIVAKDILAIVLQHEIDHLNGVLFYDHIDSKDPWMAEKGLKIIE from the coding sequence ATGCACGATATAAATATGGACACAATTGTCCTAGATCCAAACCCAGTTCTGCGTCAAAAATGCGAACCGGTGTCTTTTCCTTTTTCGGAAGAAGACCGTAATACACTTGAAAACATGTTGCAATATGTTCGTGATTCAAGGGATCCTGAACTTGCTGAAAAGTATAATTTGCAACCAGCAAATGGCATTGCCGCACCTCAAATTGGTGTTGCGAAACAAATGACAGCCCTTGTTGTTGATCTTGAAGATAAGCATGGCAATGTCAAAACCGTTGAATATGCCTTAGTGAATCCTAAGATTGTTTCTCACTCAGTAAAACAATGTGCGCTCAGTTATGGTGAAGGGTGCTTATCCATTCGGAAAGATTATCCTGGCCTCGTACGTCGTAGTCAACGCATCAAAGTTTTAGCGTACGATATGATTACAGACCAACGTATTGAGATTGTCGCAAAAGACATCTTAGCAATTGTTTTACAACATGAAATTGATCATTTAAATGGTGTGCTTTTTTACGATCACATTGATTCAAAGGACCCATGGATGGCTGAAAAAGGACTTAAAATCATAGAATAG
- a CDS encoding metallophosphoesterase produces the protein MSKKKLAVLLGLIAITSSLIYLEMTHFAPQRVKLRIEMVESTRIPASFNNLSIGFLSDVYSHDDNLDKALKELDSFKPDMIIFGGNLFKAAPSEKEQTEMIEKLSKLNAKLGKYAVLGENDIRKANEVTQAVLTKSGFKLISNTKIDVHNFTNESIQLVGIDANNDINKETEFPYPSTSEDIFNITIANNPDNIKEFDDTEVDLMLSGKTMGGYIRLPLIGSITESSDYINKRQTVDETTLIISSGIGLKEPEMRLLSNPDVMIVILKSPEA, from the coding sequence ATGAGTAAAAAAAAGTTAGCGGTTTTACTGGGGTTAATCGCAATTACGTCATCTCTAATCTATTTAGAAATGACACATTTTGCACCCCAGCGTGTTAAGTTGCGTATTGAAATGGTGGAATCAACACGCATTCCTGCATCCTTTAACAATCTTTCGATTGGATTTTTATCCGATGTGTACAGTCATGATGATAATCTCGATAAGGCCTTAAAAGAACTTGATTCGTTTAAGCCAGATATGATTATTTTTGGTGGTAATCTATTTAAAGCAGCACCGTCAGAAAAAGAACAAACTGAAATGATTGAAAAACTAAGTAAGTTGAATGCGAAACTTGGTAAGTATGCGGTATTGGGTGAAAATGATATCCGTAAAGCAAACGAAGTAACACAGGCTGTGTTAACGAAAAGTGGATTCAAACTTATTTCAAATACTAAAATTGATGTTCATAACTTTACCAATGAATCGATTCAACTCGTTGGAATCGATGCAAACAATGACATCAACAAAGAAACTGAGTTCCCTTACCCTTCAACATCCGAAGACATCTTCAACATTACCATTGCCAATAATCCGGATAATATTAAAGAGTTCGATGATACTGAAGTCGATCTGATGCTCTCTGGAAAAACCATGGGTGGTTACATTCGTTTACCACTCATTGGATCGATTACCGAGTCCTCAGATTATATTAATAAACGTCAAACGGTTGATGAAACAACCCTCATCATCTCTTCAGGAATTGGTTTAAAAGAACCTGAAATGCGCCTTTTATCAAATCCTGATGTAATGATTGTTATTTTAAAAAGCCCAGAAGCATAG
- a CDS encoding LacI family DNA-binding transcriptional regulator, translating to MKRVTIYDVAKEAGVSLATVSRVINGLEIVREETRVKVETAIDKLGYKPNAIAQGLALQKTTTIALLVPEASFGYTGQIINGLIDVAKIYKYNIMLHTMTEGIVDIKDVIDDIIKSRVDGVIIYNDKLMENELAELNKYQFPIVIIGNKMSDKQISSVYVDIEKAVYELTMQKMQMDPKNRVAVIQDRKNDFTTNQMVSGVQRAYKELGIDDDGYIEIPVEYRRSYDYFLDHIESMDYNFLIANRDSQAISAMNAAHERNMNIPEDLEIVCLIDTKYNSMVRPRLSSFAIPSYDLGAVAMRVLTKMLNEDEVEDKEIELSYLYTPRQSTKN from the coding sequence ATGAAACGTGTAACGATTTATGATGTAGCGAAAGAAGCAGGGGTATCACTCGCTACTGTATCACGTGTAATCAATGGTCTCGAAATTGTTCGTGAAGAGACACGTGTTAAAGTAGAAACTGCAATTGATAAATTAGGATACAAACCAAATGCTATTGCCCAAGGCCTTGCTTTACAAAAAACTACGACGATTGCGTTACTCGTACCTGAAGCAAGTTTTGGCTATACCGGTCAAATCATCAATGGTTTGATTGATGTCGCAAAAATTTATAAATATAATATTATGCTCCACACAATGACCGAAGGTATTGTGGATATTAAAGATGTTATTGATGATATCATTAAATCTCGTGTGGATGGTGTAATTATCTATAATGATAAACTTATGGAAAATGAATTGGCTGAATTGAATAAATATCAATTCCCAATCGTAATTATCGGAAATAAAATGTCTGATAAACAAATTTCATCTGTTTATGTTGATATTGAAAAGGCAGTTTATGAACTGACAATGCAAAAGATGCAAATGGATCCTAAAAATCGTGTTGCGGTAATTCAAGACCGTAAAAATGATTTTACTACAAACCAAATGGTTTCTGGGGTACAACGTGCATATAAAGAATTAGGCATCGATGATGACGGATATATTGAAATTCCTGTAGAATATCGACGTTCCTATGACTATTTCTTAGACCATATTGAATCCATGGATTACAATTTCTTAATTGCAAACCGTGATTCTCAAGCGATCTCCGCAATGAATGCAGCGCATGAACGTAATATGAATATTCCTGAAGATTTAGAAATTGTATGCTTAATTGATACGAAATACAACTCAATGGTGCGTCCTCGTTTATCAAGTTTCGCAATTCCATCGTATGATCTTGGTGCCGTAGCAATGCGTGTTCTTACCAAGATGCTCAATGAAGATGAGGTTGAAGATAAAGAGATCGAACTCAGTTATCTTTACACACCACGTCAATCAACCAAAAACTAA
- a CDS encoding endo-beta-N-acetylglucosaminidase, producing the protein MSPVFRYYYLFFVIPSHALVTGDGTDEVNEAYHEGLSLQPLSPAFRLETLMKWSPETDPDAALNRSTIPLNTNRFKGHQINDLAHPDAKITNAAIINANHDSSPSTGGSDFNIYAFDNWQYIDSLIYWAGTDEGIFALPSPDIVDAAHKNGVPVYATLGFHWGSGQPDSLKELEAMVQQNPDGSFPAADKMIEIAQYFGFDGYFFNQETYGSNQRVANQLNAMLRYMRQKSRDMGYPINISWDDAMANNGNVSHQNAINQYNDLWMKPVDHDNDFGVDEFFINYNWQGRVQGTSDYLKSIGRDPFAAYTGFEIQQRSHKTNIDARTLIGTDKRILSSIALYASNSTMGLAKDPEDFHNQENILYTGPQGDPTLADDSQNWKGMSRYVVDKSVITGTEFQTSFNSGHGRKWFADGVLAREGAWHNRAIQDIMPTWRFWVKDLKEGAPRAAIAYDFDDAYNSGNSLKIEGDFKAGDANEVMLYSTKLNVTDTTKIDIVTKTTPNTSLKLGVSFDENYKDHNATHFTLASDENGWVRHTIDLADYSGSVMYALSLNVGANQTGPIKVNLGQIQVYTNTAPLLAGPSNIVVTEQLLSDARMGQFRATWDTVEGAKYYEVYQVNNDGVPVLLGTSTNNHFYADKITRSDGNAFEDNHTTIQIKTINKEGYRGEPSVGRFDWGVDLNRSEVVEMEVPVNVALNAEVTGVSHQNDAEPASKALDGTAQGNSKWASSPKSSGYMDIKLDAARTIKRWRVEHAEYGGEAKDINTINFSLHYKNEQGNWVLAKEIRNNREAVTDVLLDQPITAQEWKLKIDLAGSSPWQAVRIYEWQMFETDSFPKPNNLLLSQVEAKPQSNGIGSLTFKHVPEKTTIHLYRKLEDTKPVQSIRNEKKGTVALKEFNFKEYDGLIYYIIQPDFSEESFKNSIAFEIPTETKALTSIHITSDVGAAVTVPFMIKNSVGETVFEGISGADHLQTELLLGQYTLTLKSLPKGYPDNVREYAFDVKGDVALDEVLITLVQSKSYQELVTQLKAYQALDRKIYTEASLQLVDAVINEAQSLIDQESSQESDYQMMVTTLTDAIKQLEKIQNIEYVKLQERLHEIEAMNRSVYTEDSLAKLDAVYEEAKALVSGNEGTEKDYESMHERLHEALEQLVLKLDTKALDALIEEAASIDIKLYTDASIATLKDVLEHVKASRNDVDSQEAIDALVQTLQEAMDGLKRIRNTEYLEELIQEADAVDLNLYTESSLIRLHDAHKHARTIAALELSTQQDIDDAAENLKHALSLLERIDNPQDWEAVDELMEVLDELESNRYDASSFKALHESIETVKAMRGNHDLPQDEIDALVDKLQDAILNLKPIKLDEALIQRLEQQIEEARNLDESKYTEASFSKFENALQEANAILNRIQGRQFRSIAIPKPVSPEELNQAVENLENARNSLELKDVVVEPQEPEEKPEEKPEVKPEEKPEVKPEQDTNQVDSVDGTSKLENNEVTATSTLPKTGVSNANLYNGIILLGLVIALKRRHND; encoded by the coding sequence TTGTCACCAGTTTTTCGTTACTATTACCTTTTTTTTGTAATCCCATCTCACGCACTTGTAACGGGGGATGGAACGGATGAGGTGAATGAAGCATATCACGAGGGTCTATCGCTTCAACCGTTATCACCTGCATTTCGACTTGAAACATTGATGAAATGGAGTCCAGAAACTGATCCTGATGCTGCATTAAATCGATCAACCATACCGTTAAATACCAATCGTTTTAAAGGGCATCAAATTAATGATCTTGCGCATCCCGATGCAAAGATCACGAATGCGGCAATCATTAATGCAAATCATGACAGCTCACCATCAACGGGTGGTAGTGATTTTAATATTTACGCATTTGATAACTGGCAGTACATTGATTCCCTTATATACTGGGCGGGTACGGATGAAGGGATTTTTGCGTTGCCTTCACCAGATATCGTTGATGCGGCGCATAAAAATGGGGTACCGGTTTATGCTACGTTAGGATTTCATTGGGGAAGTGGTCAACCCGACTCCCTAAAAGAACTTGAAGCCATGGTCCAACAAAATCCTGACGGTTCATTCCCAGCAGCTGATAAGATGATTGAGATTGCTCAATATTTTGGCTTTGATGGCTATTTCTTTAACCAAGAGACGTATGGTTCCAACCAGCGTGTAGCAAATCAATTGAATGCAATGTTGCGTTATATGCGTCAAAAGTCAAGAGATATGGGTTACCCAATAAATATCTCGTGGGATGATGCTATGGCAAATAATGGGAACGTGAGTCATCAAAATGCCATCAATCAATATAATGATTTATGGATGAAACCGGTTGATCACGATAATGACTTTGGTGTGGATGAATTCTTTATTAACTATAACTGGCAAGGTCGTGTGCAAGGAACTTCAGACTACTTAAAATCAATCGGTCGTGATCCTTTTGCGGCTTATACCGGTTTTGAAATCCAACAACGTTCACATAAAACAAATATTGATGCACGGACTTTAATTGGTACGGATAAACGTATTTTATCATCCATTGCATTGTATGCATCCAACTCAACCATGGGGCTTGCGAAAGATCCTGAAGATTTCCATAACCAAGAAAACATCTTATATACAGGTCCACAAGGCGATCCAACTTTAGCGGATGATTCCCAAAATTGGAAGGGGATGTCACGTTATGTAGTGGATAAATCTGTAATTACCGGAACTGAATTCCAAACAAGTTTTAATTCTGGTCACGGACGTAAATGGTTTGCAGATGGTGTTTTAGCCCGTGAAGGCGCATGGCATAATCGCGCAATTCAAGATATTATGCCAACATGGCGATTCTGGGTTAAAGATCTCAAAGAAGGTGCGCCACGTGCCGCCATTGCTTACGATTTTGATGATGCGTATAATAGCGGCAATTCTTTAAAAATAGAAGGTGATTTTAAAGCAGGGGACGCCAATGAAGTGATGTTATATAGTACCAAATTAAATGTAACCGATACGACAAAAATTGATATCGTTACCAAAACAACTCCGAATACATCATTAAAATTAGGGGTATCTTTTGATGAAAACTATAAAGACCATAATGCAACACATTTTACGCTTGCATCCGATGAAAACGGATGGGTACGCCATACGATTGACTTAGCGGATTATAGTGGTTCTGTTATGTATGCATTAAGTTTAAACGTTGGAGCTAATCAAACGGGACCGATTAAAGTGAATCTCGGTCAAATTCAGGTCTATACAAACACCGCACCGCTTCTAGCAGGTCCATCCAATATTGTTGTTACAGAACAATTACTTTCGGATGCACGTATGGGCCAATTTAGAGCGACATGGGACACGGTAGAGGGGGCCAAGTACTATGAAGTCTATCAAGTTAATAATGACGGTGTACCCGTATTATTAGGAACCAGTACAAATAACCATTTCTATGCGGATAAGATCACCCGAAGTGATGGGAATGCATTTGAAGACAATCATACAACCATTCAAATTAAAACAATTAATAAAGAGGGGTATCGTGGTGAACCAAGTGTAGGTCGTTTTGATTGGGGTGTCGATTTAAACCGAAGTGAAGTGGTTGAGATGGAAGTTCCGGTCAATGTAGCATTAAATGCGGAAGTTACTGGTGTCAGTCACCAAAACGATGCGGAACCAGCGTCAAAAGCACTGGATGGAACCGCACAAGGAAACAGTAAATGGGCGTCATCACCTAAGAGCAGCGGTTATATGGATATTAAACTTGATGCTGCACGCACGATTAAACGTTGGCGTGTTGAACATGCTGAGTATGGAGGTGAAGCGAAAGACATCAATACGATTAACTTCTCGCTACATTATAAAAATGAACAGGGAAATTGGGTCCTAGCAAAAGAAATACGAAACAATCGTGAAGCGGTGACGGATGTCTTGTTGGATCAACCGATTACGGCTCAGGAATGGAAATTAAAAATCGACTTAGCGGGATCATCGCCATGGCAAGCCGTTCGAATTTATGAATGGCAGATGTTTGAAACAGATTCCTTCCCAAAACCGAATAATCTACTGCTTAGTCAAGTAGAAGCAAAACCACAATCAAATGGGATTGGATCCTTAACATTTAAACATGTTCCTGAAAAAACAACGATTCATCTCTACCGCAAACTTGAGGATACAAAACCGGTTCAATCTATTCGAAATGAGAAAAAAGGAACGGTTGCACTTAAAGAATTTAATTTTAAGGAATACGATGGTTTAATTTATTACATCATTCAACCCGATTTTTCAGAGGAGAGTTTTAAAAACAGTATTGCCTTTGAGATTCCAACTGAAACCAAGGCCTTGACCTCAATTCACATTACAAGTGATGTAGGGGCAGCTGTGACAGTACCGTTTATGATTAAAAATAGTGTTGGTGAAACGGTATTTGAGGGGATAAGTGGTGCAGATCATCTACAAACGGAATTGCTACTGGGACAATACACACTGACACTCAAATCATTACCGAAAGGATATCCGGATAATGTCCGTGAGTATGCTTTTGATGTGAAAGGTGATGTGGCTCTTGATGAAGTCCTTATCACACTGGTTCAATCGAAATCATATCAAGAACTGGTTACACAGCTCAAAGCATATCAAGCGCTTGATCGTAAAATCTATACTGAAGCATCCCTTCAGCTTGTGGATGCCGTGATCAATGAAGCACAATCACTGATTGATCAAGAAAGTAGCCAAGAAAGCGATTATCAAATGATGGTTACCACGTTGACTGATGCAATTAAACAACTCGAAAAAATTCAAAATATTGAGTATGTGAAACTTCAAGAACGTCTGCATGAAATCGAAGCGATGAATCGAAGTGTCTATACGGAAGACTCTTTAGCTAAACTTGATGCGGTCTACGAAGAAGCTAAAGCGTTGGTTTCAGGTAATGAAGGAACCGAAAAAGACTATGAGTCAATGCATGAACGACTCCATGAAGCACTGGAACAGCTCGTGTTAAAATTAGACACAAAAGCACTTGATGCTCTCATTGAAGAAGCAGCATCCATTGATATCAAGCTTTACACAGACGCGAGCATCGCTACACTTAAAGATGTGCTGGAACATGTTAAAGCATCACGAAATGATGTAGACAGTCAAGAGGCGATAGATGCATTGGTACAAACGCTACAGGAGGCCATGGATGGCTTAAAACGTATCCGCAATACAGAATACCTCGAGGAATTGATTCAAGAAGCGGATGCAGTTGATCTAAATCTCTATACAGAATCCAGCCTCATTCGTCTTCATGATGCACATAAACACGCGCGTACGATTGCGGCATTAGAATTATCAACGCAACAAGATATTGACGATGCAGCTGAAAACTTAAAACACGCCTTGTCACTGCTTGAGCGAATTGATAACCCTCAAGATTGGGAAGCCGTTGATGAACTCATGGAAGTCCTTGATGAACTTGAGTCAAACCGTTATGACGCGTCATCCTTTAAAGCCCTGCATGAATCCATTGAAACTGTGAAAGCAATGCGTGGGAACCATGATCTCCCCCAAGATGAGATTGATGCACTTGTGGATAAACTTCAAGATGCAATCTTAAACTTAAAACCAATTAAGCTTGATGAAGCATTGATTCAGCGATTGGAACAACAAATCGAAGAGGCGCGCAATCTTGATGAATCAAAGTATACTGAAGCAAGTTTCTCAAAATTTGAAAATGCACTTCAAGAGGCAAATGCAATCTTGAATCGAATTCAAGGGCGTCAATTTAGAAGCATTGCAATACCCAAACCTGTTTCACCAGAAGAGTTGAATCAGGCGGTGGAAAATCTCGAAAATGCAAGGAATTCACTTGAACTGAAAGATGTAGTGGTAGAACCTCAAGAACCAGAGGAAAAGCCAGAAGAGAAGCCAGAAGTGAAACCGGAGGAAAAACCAGAAGTGAAACCGGAGCAAGATACAAACCAAGTGGACTCCGTAGATGGCACTTCCAAACTGGAAAATAATGAAGTCACCGCGACTTCGACACTTCCTAAAACAGGAGTTTCAAATGCTAACCTTTACAATGGCATTATTCTATTAGGGTTGGTAATTGCATTAAAACGACGTCATAATGATTAA